A window of the Hordeum vulgare subsp. vulgare chromosome 5H, MorexV3_pseudomolecules_assembly, whole genome shotgun sequence genome harbors these coding sequences:
- the LOC123396786 gene encoding serine/threonine-protein kinase SAPK9-like yields MERGTMGDVPVMLDGDRYELVRSIGSGNFGVARLMRNRASGELVAVKYIDRGEKIDENVQREIINHRSLRHPNIIRFKEVILTPTHLAIVMEYASGGELFDRICTAGRFSVDEARFFFQQLISGVSYCHSMQVCHRDLKLENTLLDGSTTPRLKICDFGYSKSSVLHSQPKSTVGTPAYIAPEVLIKKEYDGKIADVWSCGVTLYVMLVGAYPFEDPENPKNFKMTIQKILGVQYSIPDYIHIPMDCRNLLSRIFVANPATRITIPEIKNHPWFLKNLPADLMDGPTVSNQYEEPDQPMQNMNEIMQIMAEATIPAASALGINKFLPDGLDLDDDMDDLDSDLDIDMDSSGEIVYAM; encoded by the exons ATGGAGAGGGGGACGATGGGCGATGTGCCGGTGATGCTCGACGGCGACCGTTACGAGCTGGTCCGCAGCATCGGATCCGGCAACTTCGGCGTCGCCCGCCTCATGCGCAACCGCGCCTCCGGCGAGCTCGTCGCCGTCAAGTACATCGACCGCGGCGAGAAG ATCGACGAGAACGTGCAGAGGGAGATCATCAACCACAGGTCGCTGCGGCACCCCAACATCATCCGGTTCAAGGAG GTTATTCTGACGCCGACGCATCTCGCCATCGTCATGGAGTACGCCTCCGGCGGGGAGCTCTTCGACCGCATCTGCACCGCCGGTCGATTCAGCGTCGACGAG GCTCGCTTCTTTTTCCAGCAACTGATATCTGGAGTTAGCTACTGCCATTCAATG caagtGTGCCATCGTGACTTAAAGCTCGAGAACACTCTGCTGGATGGAAGCACCACCCCTCGCCTCAAGATATGCGACTTCGGTTATTCCAAG TCATCAGTTCTTCATTCTCAACCAAAGTCAACTGTTGGAACTCCGGCATACATTGCCCCTGAAGTTCTGATCAAGAAAGAATACGATGGCAAG ATTGCCGATGTGTGGTCAtgtggcgtaaccctttacgtgaTGTTGGTTGGCGCCTACCCTTTCGAGGATCCAGAAAATCCCAAGAATTTCAAAATGACAATTCAG AAAATATTAGGCGTTCAGTACTCGATTCCGGACTATATTCACATACCCATGGACTGCCGGAACCTTCTCTCAAGGATCTTTGTTGCCAACCCAGCTACG AGGATCACCATACCTGAGATAAAGAACCACCCATGGTTCCTCAAGAACCTCCCAGCTGACCTCATGGACGGTCCCACGGTGAGCAACCAGTATGAGGAGCCTGACCAACCGATGCAGAACATGAACGAGATCATGCAGATAATGGCAGAGGCCACCATACCGGCGGCCAGCGCCCTCGGAATCAACAAGTTCCTGCCTGACGGCCTTGACCTCGACGACGATATGGATGACCTGGACTCGGACCTCGATATCGACATGGACAGCAGCGGGGAGATAGTATACGCCATGTAG